From a single Miscanthus floridulus cultivar M001 chromosome 8, ASM1932011v1, whole genome shotgun sequence genomic region:
- the LOC136473367 gene encoding uncharacterized protein — MYATKPLSLFKSHPEAASGAPPEGRNSGYLVVKGAADEETSCWGLFPDRRVRELPLPQDRVLKVRYTVSNGQTTSVQEEAVVFVPVPDQPLASNRYYAVIAKGKNWGLVRACSREEDKVTCCFFRCIKDVAPRPFDPADVYQQMEIVQRRRGWFTARAVAADGFPSSLYRSKYWEVYASKTGKFDLGVGDAMGMDAALRSRQLADYAFPVAATAAAVGKWYSPFFLIKEADVAPREQMERSAFYEVTLELRWEPVHAYSGGGSKLASMRAYIGGCAEAEEDLNSRRHGDAYLWFKAAAARQHLGVCKSVLERMRWEESREGWVDEEDAEKVTSGGSVLVERFVVKRLDGSVVVAFDFLHLSKVRAKQL, encoded by the coding sequence ATGTATGCGACGAAGCCGCTGTCCCTCTTTAAGAGCCACCCGGAGGCGGCGTCCGGGGCACCGCCGGAGGGCCGGAACTCCGGCTACCTCGTCGTGAAGGGTGCCGCCGATGAAGAGACTAGCTGCTGGGGCCTGTTCCCCGATCGGCGCGTGCGTGAGCTCCCATTGCCGCAGGACCGCGTGCTCAAAGTGCGGTACACGGTATCGAATGGCCAAACGACCAGTGTCCAGGAAGAAGCCGTCGTGTTCGTGCCGGTCCCCGACCAGCCGCTGGCGTCCAACCGCTACTACGCCGTGATCGCCAAGGGCAAGAACTGGGGGCTCGTCAGGGCGTGCTCCCGCGAGGAGGACAAGGTGACGTGCTGCTTCTTCCGCTGCATCAAGGACGTGGCGCCGCGGCCGTTCGACCCGGCCGACGTCTACCAGCAGATGGAGATCGTCCAGCGCAGGCGCGGGTGGTTCACGGCCAGGGCTGTCGCCGCCGACGGCTTCCCCTCCTCGCTCTACCGCAGCAAGTACTGGGAGGTGTACGCGTCCAAGACCGGGAAATTCGATCTCGGCGTCGGCGATGCCATGGGCATGGACGCCGCGCTCCGATCGCGCCAGCTCGCCGACTACGCCTTCCCGGTGGCAGCTACGGCGGCCGCCGTCGGGAAATGGTACTCCCCGTTCTTCCTGATCAAAGAAGCCGACGTCGCGCCACGGGAGCAGATGGAGCGCAGCGCGTTCTACGAGGTGACGCTCGAGCTGCGCTGGGAACCGGTGCACGCGTACAGCGGCGGTGGCTCCAAGCTTGCTAGCATGAGGGCGTACATCGGCGGGTGCGCGGAAGCGGAGGAGGATCTGAACTCGCGCCGGCACGGCGACGCTTACTTGTGGttcaaggcggcggcggcgaggcagcATCTGGGGGTTTGCAAGAGCGTGTTGGAGAGGATGCGGTGGGAAGAGTCCAGGGAGGGGTGGGTGGACGAGGAGGACGCCGAAAAGGTGACCAGCGGCGGATCGGTGCTGGTGGAGAGGTTCGTGGTGAAGAGGCTGGACGGCAGCGTTGTTGTGGCCTTTGACTTCCTTCATCTCAGCAAAGTCAGAGCAAAGCAGTTGTGA